The genomic DNA GAAGCGCTGGATCTCTCCGGCGCGGTACTGCGTGCTGTCGGCGAACAGGACCAGCGGCGCCTCGCCGAGCAGTGAAACCGGCGTGAAGTCGCGCAACACATCGTAGGGCATCTGGCGGAACACGGACGGCGCAACGGTGTGCGCCAGTTCGATGACGCCCAGGGTGTAGCCATCCGGCGCGGACTTGGCCAGCGTGTCGGCGCCGATGCGGCCGGAGGCGCCGGCGCGGTTGTCGACCACCACGGGCTGCCCCATCGATTCGCTCATGCGCTGCGCCACCGCTCGCGCCAGCGCGTCGGTACTGCCGCCGGCGGCCCAGGGCACGACCAGCCGGACCGGCTTTTCCGGATAGGCGGCCAGCGCCGGCGGCATGTGGGCCGCGAGGCAGCAGGTAATGGCAGTCAGCAGGTAACGCAGCTTCATGAGTCTCTCCCCAAGGTGTTTGAATTCATGCCTGGCCCGGATCGCGGTCGCCGCGCGCGGTCAGCATCAGCATTACGGCGTGCGTCCGGTCGATGCGCCCGCCGGCGCGCAGCGCCTGCGCCGCCGCGAGGCCCGCTCCGGCGCACAGTTCGACCCAGAATCCCGCGGCGGCGAGATGGCGCGTGCCGTCGCGCGCCGCCGCATCGTCGACGACCACCGCGCCGCCGCCCGAGCGCCTGGCGGCATGGACCTGCTGGGCGGTCACGGTTGAGCCCGCCGTGGAGAACTGAAGGGTGGTGCCGGCGAAGTCGGATTGCTGCGACGCGCCGGCCAGCACCCGCGACAGCCGTGGAAACGGTTCTACCGCCCAGAGGCGTGGCAGTTTCGGCAGGTGTCCCAGTGCGACGAGGTCCCGCAGCGCGCTGAAGATGCCCCACAACAGATCGCCGCGCGCAGTCGGCACGATGACATGGTCCGGCCGGCACCCTTGCGCCACCCATTCCAGCGCGACGGCCCGGTAGCCCTCGACCCCGAATGCCGGGCTGCCCACCGCGGGCACGCTGTAGTTGGTCAGCGCGAATGCGCCATCGTCGCGGACGCGCCGGCGCACATGCGCCCAGCGCGCATGACCGTTATCGCAGACGACACGCCGTGCGCCGTAATGGCGCAACGCCGCGTCAAACACGGCGGGCAGCGCCTGGTAGGTCGCGACTTCGCAGTCCAGCCCCGCGGCGGCGCAATAGGCCGCGGCCGAGAC from Cupriavidus taiwanensis includes the following:
- a CDS encoding pyridoxal-phosphate dependent enzyme, coding for MRASGIPSPIKPLINPAMQALRCIACGTRYALDDMPEGCPACAAAGHPSSLEAVYDAQALDFAPKSGSYTWGHWQPYLDGVSLGEGATPCVPVPALASLAEVGAVWIKNEGANPTGSHKDRMSAQAISRALDIGAREVVLASSGNAAVSAAAYCAAAGLDCEVATYQALPAVFDAALRHYGARRVVCDNGHARWAHVRRRVRDDGAFALTNYSVPAVGSPAFGVEGYRAVALEWVAQGCRPDHVIVPTARGDLLWGIFSALRDLVALGHLPKLPRLWAVEPFPRLSRVLAGASQQSDFAGTTLQFSTAGSTVTAQQVHAARRSGGGAVVVDDAAARDGTRHLAAAGFWVELCAGAGLAAAQALRAGGRIDRTHAVMLMLTARGDRDPGQA